One genomic segment of bacterium includes these proteins:
- the eno gene encoding phosphopyruvate hydratase, whose amino-acid sequence MFEIEELAGREILDSRGNPTVEVDCLLSGGAVGRAAVPSGASTGKREALELRDGDERFGGKGVLRAVSSVNEVLAGELAGMDARDQTLLDTAMIELDGTQDKSRLGANAILGVSVAAAKATAAQCGLPLYNYLGGPNSTVLPVPMLNVLNGGAHADNSVDVQEFMLVPVGFEHFGEALRAGVETYHALKKVLGQRNLVTAVGDEGGFAPNLASNSEALDLLIEGIERAGYVPGEDLALAVDVAASEFTEESSAGSARYVLAGEGRTGLTSADLVDMYDEWLDRYPVVSIEDGLAEDDHEGWRLMTERLGGRVQLVGDDLFVTNPEILASGIRDGLANALLVKLNQIGTVTETLAAVELARTNAYANVISHRSGETEDSTIADLAVAVRSGQIKTGAPCRSDRVAKYNRLLQIEEELEGTATYPGSAAFPRYRR is encoded by the coding sequence ATGTTCGAAATCGAAGAGCTGGCGGGTCGGGAGATCCTGGATTCACGCGGCAACCCGACGGTCGAGGTGGACTGCCTTCTGAGCGGAGGAGCGGTGGGTCGCGCGGCGGTGCCCTCGGGGGCTTCGACCGGCAAGCGCGAGGCGCTCGAGCTGCGCGACGGCGACGAGCGTTTCGGGGGTAAAGGTGTGCTGCGTGCGGTGAGCTCGGTCAACGAGGTGTTGGCCGGCGAGCTTGCCGGTATGGATGCGCGCGACCAGACCCTTCTCGACACCGCGATGATCGAGCTGGATGGCACGCAAGACAAGAGTCGCCTCGGTGCCAACGCGATTCTGGGAGTCTCGGTCGCGGCGGCCAAGGCAACCGCCGCTCAATGCGGCCTGCCGCTCTACAACTACCTGGGAGGCCCCAACTCCACGGTCCTGCCGGTACCGATGTTGAACGTCCTCAACGGCGGCGCTCACGCGGACAACTCGGTGGACGTGCAGGAGTTCATGCTGGTTCCCGTCGGCTTTGAGCACTTCGGCGAGGCTCTGCGCGCCGGTGTCGAGACCTACCATGCGCTCAAGAAGGTTCTGGGTCAACGCAATCTGGTGACCGCGGTGGGGGACGAGGGTGGTTTTGCGCCCAACCTGGCCAGCAACAGCGAGGCGCTCGATCTTCTGATCGAGGGCATCGAACGCGCGGGATACGTGCCCGGTGAGGATTTGGCGCTGGCGGTTGACGTCGCCGCGAGCGAGTTCACCGAGGAATCGTCGGCCGGCTCGGCCCGCTATGTTCTCGCCGGCGAAGGCAGGACCGGGCTCACGAGCGCGGATCTCGTCGACATGTATGACGAATGGCTGGATCGCTATCCGGTGGTATCGATCGAGGACGGTCTGGCCGAGGACGACCATGAGGGTTGGCGTCTGATGACCGAGCGCTTGGGTGGGCGAGTGCAGCTCGTGGGTGACGATCTCTTCGTGACCAATCCGGAGATCCTCGCCAGCGGCATTCGAGACGGCTTGGCCAACGCGCTGCTGGTGAAGCTCAACCAGATCGGCACCGTGACGGAGACCCTGGCCGCGGTCGAGCTTGCGAGAACCAATGCCTATGCCAATGTCATCAGCCATCGTTCGGGAGAGACCGAGGATTCGACCATCGCCGATTTGGCGGTCGCCGTTCGTAGCGGCCAGATCAAGACCGGCGCGCCATGCCGCAGTGACCGCGTCGCCAAGTACAACCGCCTGCTGCAGATAGAAGAGGAGCTCGAGGGGACGGCCACCTATCCCGGAAGCGCGGCTTTCCCTCGCTATCGCCGGTGA
- a CDS encoding septum formation initiator family protein, giving the protein MVFAVLLLAGYDGSRDLVRLKAREAQLEARLRKTDARIAELRERIGRLRSDPYTLERVAREEVGLSRPGEIVVILPPADAHPDEVATLPSKP; this is encoded by the coding sequence GTGGTTTTCGCGGTTCTGCTACTGGCCGGTTACGACGGCTCTCGAGACCTGGTGCGGCTCAAGGCGCGCGAGGCTCAACTCGAGGCCCGATTGAGAAAGACCGACGCTCGCATCGCCGAGCTGCGCGAGCGCATCGGGCGCCTTCGTTCGGATCCCTACACCCTGGAGAGGGTGGCTCGGGAGGAGGTCGGACTCTCACGTCCGGGCGAGATCGTGGTCATCCTACCGCCGGCCGATGCGCATCCGGACGAGGTCGCTACGCTTCCTTCGAAGCCTTGA
- a CDS encoding cation:proton antiporter — MRRAILALLLGGLALAATGLVPGLEAGTDSSGALAATGATSPAVEPPAVSPSGTDTAHASDPADNGGHSEGGGHQSPVTPVLLGLVIILIAAKLGGEIAERVHQPAVLGELVAGVVLGNLALVGFHGFDFLASNEGIAILAELGVVLLLFEVGMESNVREMLSVGSSSLLVACLGVIAPFFLGWGVSLWLLPSEDILVHVFIGATLCATSVGITARVLTDLGKVSTREAKIVLGAAVIDDVLGLVILAVVSGIIAAANTGGTLAATDVLAIILKATAFLVGAIVIGSWLSPRLFRVASRLRIRGLLLSLSLAFCFLLAYLANVIELAPIVGAFAAGLILDEVHYRDFLGRGDHALEELLHPINTFLVPVFFVLMGIKVDLSTFGQVEVLGFAALLSIAAIVGKMICAVGVVEKGLDRISVAVGMVPRGEVGLIFAGIGAALILRGQPVISGTIFSAVVIMVIVTTLITPPLLKITLARGDRIKASKEA; from the coding sequence ATGAGACGAGCGATTCTAGCGCTGCTGCTTGGCGGCTTGGCGCTGGCGGCAACCGGCTTGGTACCGGGTCTGGAAGCCGGCACCGACAGCAGCGGCGCCTTGGCGGCAACCGGCGCGACCAGCCCGGCCGTCGAGCCGCCGGCCGTCTCGCCGAGCGGCACCGATACCGCCCATGCCTCCGATCCCGCCGACAACGGCGGACACTCGGAAGGCGGTGGGCACCAAAGCCCTGTCACGCCCGTGCTCCTCGGACTCGTCATCATTCTCATCGCCGCGAAACTCGGAGGAGAAATAGCGGAACGAGTTCACCAGCCGGCCGTCCTGGGCGAGCTGGTCGCGGGCGTCGTCTTGGGCAACCTCGCGCTGGTCGGATTCCACGGCTTCGACTTCCTCGCCAGCAACGAGGGAATAGCGATTCTGGCGGAGCTCGGAGTCGTACTCTTGCTCTTCGAGGTAGGAATGGAATCGAACGTGCGCGAGATGCTCTCGGTGGGTTCGTCGAGCCTGCTGGTGGCCTGTCTTGGAGTCATCGCGCCGTTCTTTCTAGGCTGGGGCGTCTCGTTGTGGCTGCTGCCCAGCGAGGACATTCTGGTTCACGTGTTCATCGGCGCCACGCTCTGTGCCACCAGCGTCGGGATCACCGCCCGCGTGTTGACCGATTTGGGCAAGGTCTCGACACGGGAAGCCAAGATCGTCCTCGGCGCCGCGGTGATCGACGATGTCCTCGGCTTGGTGATTCTCGCCGTGGTCTCGGGCATCATCGCGGCCGCCAACACCGGCGGCACGCTGGCAGCCACCGATGTCCTCGCCATTATCCTGAAGGCCACCGCGTTCCTGGTAGGCGCGATCGTGATCGGCAGCTGGCTTTCGCCCAGACTCTTTCGCGTGGCCAGCCGGCTTCGGATCCGCGGTCTTCTCCTGAGCCTGTCGCTCGCATTCTGCTTCTTGCTGGCGTATCTCGCCAATGTGATCGAGCTGGCGCCCATCGTCGGCGCTTTCGCCGCGGGCTTGATCCTCGACGAGGTTCACTACCGGGACTTTCTGGGTCGGGGAGACCACGCCCTCGAAGAGCTCCTGCATCCGATCAACACGTTTCTGGTGCCCGTGTTCTTCGTGCTGATGGGGATCAAGGTCGACCTGTCGACATTCGGCCAGGTCGAGGTGCTGGGCTTCGCCGCGCTCCTCTCCATAGCCGCCATCGTCGGCAAGATGATCTGCGCCGTGGGAGTCGTCGAGAAGGGTCTGGACCGGATCTCGGTCGCCGTGGGCATGGTCCCGCGAGGCGAGGTCGGGCTGATCTTCGCCGGCATCGGCGCGGCCCTGATTCTGCGCGGTCAACCGGTCATCTCGGGCACGATCTTTTCGGCCGTCGTCATCATGGTCATCGTGACCACGTTGATCACGCCGCCGCTGCTCAAGATAACCCTGGCGCGTGGAGACCGGATCAAGGCTTCGAAGGAAGCGTAG